One genomic segment of bacterium includes these proteins:
- a CDS encoding prolyl oligopeptidase family serine peptidase codes for MKILLTILIFVLAFYFLTDTIHSQNITGKNVPQQFHKEVLETHEVNYLLYLPDGYDDASKPWPLVLFLHGAGERGSDLEIIKRNGPPKLVDDGREFPFVLVSPQCPERTTWDNKLLIHFLDEIEAKYNIDKNREYLTGLSMGGHATWSLAIQNPGRFAAIIPVCARGYSQDVYVLKDLPVWAFHGERDDIVPITDGQKMVDALKNAGGRVKFTIYPEANHDAWTETYNNPEIYDWLLNHSLEKRKKD; via the coding sequence ATGAAAATTCTATTAACAATTCTGATATTTGTTTTAGCTTTCTACTTTCTGACAGATACTATACACTCGCAAAACATTACCGGGAAAAATGTTCCCCAGCAATTTCATAAAGAGGTTTTAGAAACACACGAAGTAAATTACCTTTTATATTTACCAGATGGTTATGATGATGCTTCAAAGCCATGGCCATTAGTTTTATTTCTTCACGGCGCTGGGGAAAGGGGATCTGATTTAGAAATAATAAAAAGAAATGGTCCTCCAAAATTAGTTGATGATGGCAGGGAATTCCCCTTCGTTCTTGTTTCACCGCAATGCCCCGAAAGAACTACATGGGATAATAAATTGCTCATACATTTTCTTGATGAAATAGAAGCAAAATATAATATTGACAAGAACAGAGAGTATTTAACCGGATTGAGTATGGGAGGACATGCAACCTGGTCGCTTGCAATTCAGAATCCCGGAAGGTTTGCGGCAATAATTCCAGTTTGTGCCCGCGGATATTCTCAGGATGTTTATGTTTTAAAAGATCTGCCGGTTTGGGCTTTTCATGGTGAAAGGGATGATATTGTTCCAATCACTGATGGGCAAAAAATGGTTGATGCATTAAAAAATGCCGGGGGAAGAGTAAAGTTTACTATTTATCCTGAAGCTAACCATGATGCCTGGACAGAGACTTACAACAACCCTGAAATTTATGATTGGTTGCTAAATCATTCACTTGAGAAAAGGAAGAAAGACTAG